The Salinibacterium sp. M195 genome includes a window with the following:
- a CDS encoding RNA helicase, giving the protein MASLLDALPTPFDADATYDAFVGWASDRGLSLYPAQDEAVIELVSGANVILSTPTGTGKSLVAIAAHAIALAQGQRTFYTAPIKALVSEKFFALVEIFGAQNVGMVTGDSSVNADAPIICCTAEILANLALREGADARVDQVVMDEFHFYADPDRGWAWQVPLLILPNVQFVLMSATLGDMKPLADDLSRRTGRETSLITGVERPVPLHYSWAITPIHETVEDLLSTGQSPIYIVHFSQAAALERAQAMTSIKVVTREQRDQIAEAIGDFRFTTVFGKTLSRLIRSGIGVHHAGMLPKYRRLVEQLAQRGLLRVICGTDTLGVGINVPIRTVLLTQLTKYDGTRMRQLTAREFHQIAGRAGRAGFDTAGTVVAQAPEHESENAKMVAKAGDDPKKLRKLVRKKAPDGFVTWNEASFDRMIAAEPELLTSNMRMNHAMILNVVARGGDVFANVRHLVEDNHEQRPSQRDLSRQALAIYRTLRTAEIVEEHRISDTVIVDGEEVESFDERVEIRLTVDLQANFALNQPLSPFAVASFDLLDRESPTYALDMISVLEATLDNPRPILSQQQFMARGEAVAAMKSEGIEYDQRMELLEEVTWPKPLDELLTAAFEMYSASQPWIGDFELNPKSVVRDLYERAMTFADYVGFYGLARSEGLVLRYLSDAYRATRQTIPDDAKTDELLDLIEWLGELVRQVDSSLIDEWEAMTNGVDSATSGEPVLPPTPASVVTNARAFRVLVRNEMFRRVQLAARDDAVALGELDAAAGFDEEAWGVALDRYFEEHDTLSTAGDARGPAMIVITEMPGSWQVRQIIADPAGDHDWAISATVDLTESAAEGIAVVRVSGFDRLD; this is encoded by the coding sequence ATGGCCTCACTTTTGGATGCGCTTCCGACGCCCTTTGACGCAGACGCAACCTATGACGCATTCGTCGGGTGGGCATCCGATCGCGGTCTGAGTCTGTATCCGGCCCAGGATGAAGCCGTTATCGAGCTAGTGTCTGGGGCGAACGTCATCTTGTCGACTCCGACAGGAACGGGTAAGTCGCTCGTGGCGATTGCCGCTCACGCAATCGCACTCGCGCAGGGCCAGCGCACCTTCTATACGGCACCGATCAAAGCCTTGGTGAGCGAGAAGTTCTTCGCCCTTGTCGAGATCTTTGGTGCCCAGAATGTCGGAATGGTGACAGGCGATTCTTCGGTCAACGCCGACGCTCCCATCATCTGCTGCACGGCTGAGATTCTCGCCAACTTGGCGTTGCGCGAGGGGGCGGATGCCCGGGTCGATCAGGTGGTCATGGATGAGTTCCATTTCTATGCTGATCCGGATCGCGGGTGGGCGTGGCAAGTTCCCTTGCTGATTCTGCCGAACGTGCAGTTTGTGCTGATGTCGGCGACTCTCGGCGACATGAAGCCGTTGGCGGACGACCTCAGCCGTCGAACTGGCCGCGAAACGAGCCTGATTACCGGAGTCGAGCGCCCGGTGCCACTGCACTACTCGTGGGCCATCACGCCAATCCACGAGACTGTCGAAGACTTACTGTCGACCGGTCAGTCTCCGATCTACATCGTGCACTTCTCGCAGGCGGCAGCTCTCGAGCGAGCACAGGCAATGACAAGCATCAAGGTCGTCACTCGTGAACAGCGCGACCAGATCGCTGAAGCTATTGGCGACTTCAGGTTTACGACAGTGTTTGGCAAAACCCTCTCGCGACTCATCCGATCAGGCATTGGTGTTCACCACGCGGGCATGTTGCCCAAGTACCGTCGCCTTGTCGAGCAGCTTGCCCAGCGAGGTCTACTGCGGGTTATTTGCGGAACAGACACTCTCGGCGTTGGAATCAACGTGCCCATCCGCACGGTATTGCTGACGCAACTCACCAAGTACGACGGCACTCGGATGCGCCAGCTCACCGCTCGAGAGTTTCATCAGATCGCGGGGCGTGCGGGCCGGGCTGGCTTCGATACCGCCGGAACGGTAGTCGCTCAAGCTCCCGAGCATGAGTCTGAAAACGCCAAGATGGTGGCGAAGGCTGGTGACGATCCTAAGAAGCTGCGCAAGCTTGTGCGCAAGAAAGCGCCGGATGGCTTTGTGACCTGGAACGAAGCGAGCTTCGACCGGATGATCGCCGCTGAGCCCGAACTACTCACGAGCAATATGCGCATGAACCACGCCATGATCCTGAATGTGGTCGCCCGCGGTGGCGATGTTTTCGCCAATGTGAGACACCTCGTGGAAGACAACCATGAACAGCGCCCAAGCCAGCGCGACCTTTCCCGCCAAGCGCTCGCCATCTATCGCACGCTTCGCACTGCCGAAATCGTCGAAGAGCACCGTATTTCAGACACCGTCATCGTGGACGGTGAAGAGGTGGAGAGCTTCGACGAGCGAGTCGAGATCCGGCTCACCGTTGACTTGCAGGCCAACTTCGCGCTGAATCAACCGCTATCGCCATTCGCAGTCGCCTCATTCGACTTGCTTGATCGCGAGTCTCCGACCTACGCGCTTGACATGATCTCGGTTCTGGAGGCGACGCTAGACAACCCGCGACCTATTCTGTCGCAGCAGCAATTTATGGCACGGGGCGAAGCCGTTGCAGCGATGAAATCTGAAGGCATCGAATACGACCAGCGCATGGAATTGCTCGAGGAAGTCACGTGGCCGAAACCGCTTGACGAGTTGCTCACGGCGGCCTTCGAAATGTATAGCGCGAGTCAGCCTTGGATTGGCGACTTCGAGCTCAACCCCAAGAGTGTCGTACGCGATCTTTACGAACGTGCCATGACGTTTGCTGACTATGTCGGATTTTATGGGCTGGCCCGCAGCGAAGGCTTAGTGCTCCGGTACCTCTCGGACGCGTATCGAGCGACGCGTCAAACGATTCCGGATGATGCGAAGACTGATGAGCTCCTTGACCTCATTGAGTGGCTTGGCGAGCTAGTTCGTCAAGTCGACTCAAGCCTCATTGACGAGTGGGAGGCCATGACGAACGGAGTAGACAGCGCCACGAGTGGCGAGCCTGTGCTGCCACCGACCCCTGCATCCGTCGTGACGAACGCTCGGGCTTTCCGGGTGTTGGTACGCAACGAGATGTTCCGTCGCGTTCAGTTGGCAGCTCGCGACGATGCTGTTGCGCTCGGCGAGCTGGATGCTGCCGCTGGCTTCGACGAAGAGGCGTGGGGTGTGGCGCTCGACCGCTACTTCGAGGAGCACGACACCCTGTCAACCGCCGGCGATGCCCGTGGGCCCGCGATGATCGTGATCACAGAAATGCCGGGCTCGTGGCAGGTGCGGCAGATTATCGCTGACCCGGCCGGTGACCATGATTGGGCAATTTCGGCGACCGTGGATCTCACGGAATCTGCCGCTGAGGGCATCGCTGTGGTGCGCGTCTCCGGATTCGACCGCTTGGATTAG
- a CDS encoding FAD-binding oxidoreductase gives MTSVKHMKWWGWGNEGVGFHHEDKPGFAPFVNYAVGLDLGSATRAGEPSFDELDVPKSKATAAFTKKLGAIVGEGNVTRDDMVRVIHTYGKSLRDLVRIRSNAIERSPDVVVYPADEAEVQAVVDAAVAANAVIIPFGGGSNIAGSLEPMAAEKRVVISLDLGRLREVIAIDKDAGLARIQAGAQGPDLEEQLNAQGWTIGHFPDSFTHSTVGGWVATRSSGMQSDKYGDIADITRGMRVVRPGGMLVLRPLPSTSSGPSVREMILGSEGRLGVITEVTVQVHRIPAKRDVYAYFFPNWKSGIAAMQAISESDATPSITRISDAKETGFSLATSKSRTGFSKFTADTALPKLMTAKGWNLDDICLSFIGFEGSVAHAKRQKKLVDKIVTKHGGMGVGKGPGILYDQKKFDTPYLRDFLLDMGAAGDVSETATPWSSVVKLHSAAHKAAQDAYDSLGTTGWIMSHMSHSYHSGACLYFTFAFTFGDDPLGEYDTVKRAIQQSFVDNDGTISHHHGVGLEHSPWIEQDISTEGLKVMQGLFDSADPARNFNPGKVTPAKAAEAPVKAAPATKVASAKKVASAKTTAPATKAAPAKKAPSAKAPAAKAAVKKAVPAKAPAAKSPAKAPAAKPTAKKPAKVPAAKSAAKATAKKASPKK, from the coding sequence ATGACCTCTGTCAAACACATGAAGTGGTGGGGTTGGGGCAACGAGGGCGTGGGCTTCCATCACGAAGACAAGCCTGGTTTCGCTCCGTTCGTCAACTATGCCGTTGGTCTTGACCTCGGTTCCGCAACGCGTGCTGGCGAACCGTCCTTCGACGAGCTCGATGTTCCGAAGAGCAAAGCGACGGCCGCGTTTACCAAGAAGCTTGGCGCGATCGTCGGCGAAGGCAACGTCACACGCGATGACATGGTTCGCGTCATCCACACCTACGGCAAAAGCTTGCGTGACCTTGTGCGAATCCGCAGCAACGCAATCGAGCGCAGCCCGGATGTGGTGGTGTACCCGGCCGATGAAGCCGAAGTGCAAGCCGTAGTGGATGCTGCGGTCGCAGCTAATGCGGTCATCATTCCGTTTGGCGGCGGCAGTAACATCGCAGGCAGCCTCGAGCCGATGGCGGCCGAGAAGCGCGTTGTCATCTCGCTCGACCTCGGACGTCTGCGCGAGGTTATCGCGATCGATAAAGACGCCGGACTCGCCCGTATTCAGGCTGGCGCTCAAGGGCCAGATCTCGAAGAACAGCTCAATGCCCAAGGGTGGACCATCGGGCACTTCCCTGACAGCTTTACCCACTCGACCGTTGGCGGTTGGGTCGCGACACGTTCGTCAGGAATGCAGTCAGACAAGTACGGCGACATCGCCGACATCACGCGCGGAATGCGCGTCGTGCGCCCCGGTGGAATGCTCGTGCTTCGTCCGCTGCCGAGCACCTCGAGCGGCCCTAGCGTGCGCGAGATGATCTTAGGAAGTGAAGGCCGACTCGGCGTCATCACCGAGGTCACGGTGCAGGTGCATCGAATTCCGGCCAAGCGCGACGTGTATGCCTACTTCTTCCCGAACTGGAAATCAGGAATCGCCGCCATGCAGGCGATCTCAGAATCGGATGCCACGCCATCCATCACTCGTATTTCTGATGCAAAAGAGACCGGCTTTTCTCTCGCGACGAGCAAGAGTCGCACGGGGTTCAGCAAGTTCACCGCAGACACTGCGCTGCCGAAACTCATGACGGCCAAGGGCTGGAACCTCGACGACATTTGTCTCTCGTTCATCGGTTTTGAAGGCAGCGTTGCTCACGCGAAGCGCCAAAAGAAGCTCGTCGACAAGATCGTAACCAAGCACGGGGGAATGGGCGTCGGCAAGGGCCCCGGAATCCTCTACGACCAGAAAAAGTTCGACACCCCCTACCTGCGCGACTTCTTGCTCGACATGGGCGCAGCAGGCGACGTATCTGAAACGGCAACCCCGTGGTCGTCAGTTGTGAAGCTGCACTCGGCAGCGCACAAGGCGGCCCAAGACGCTTACGATTCGCTCGGGACCACGGGCTGGATCATGTCGCACATGTCGCATTCCTACCACTCGGGGGCATGCCTCTACTTCACGTTCGCGTTCACTTTCGGCGATGACCCCCTTGGCGAATACGACACCGTCAAGCGCGCCATTCAGCAGTCGTTTGTCGACAACGACGGCACCATTTCACACCACCACGGTGTTGGGCTCGAACACTCGCCCTGGATTGAACAAGACATCTCGACAGAGGGCCTCAAAGTCATGCAGGGCTTGTTTGACTCTGCAGACCCCGCACGCAACTTCAACCCCGGCAAAGTCACCCCTGCGAAAGCAGCGGAAGCGCCAGTGAAGGCTGCTCCCGCAACGAAGGTTGCTTCGGCGAAGAAGGTTGCTTCGGCGAAGACGACTGCTCCGGCAACGAAGGCTGCTCCCGCCAAAAAGGCCCCAAGTGCGAAGGCGCCTGCCGCCAAGGCGGCGGTCAAGAAGGCTGTCCCAGCGAAGGCCCCAGCGGCGAAATCACCCGCGAAGGCCCCAGCGGCAAAGCCAACGGCGAAGAAACCCGCGAAGGTCCCAGCGGCGAAGTCGGCCGCGAAGGCGACAGCGAAGAAAGCTAGCCCGAAGAAGTAG
- a CDS encoding EamA family transporter, with amino-acid sequence MPAQAWIAIALALVSALLVSVTRSDAAVRVRPRTIVVGLVSGVGLGTALIALDRAPESAGLATAVVEILVGLGAMLILLALTRLSAPLRKFFAQFDHQPEGGPVVSVGRARVLAAAGGVLVGASNAFVLFALQAGSLAVVSVLVSLYPLATIVLARFTLQERVTKVQLVGMGLALVASVMLALS; translated from the coding sequence TTGCCGGCGCAGGCGTGGATTGCGATTGCGCTCGCGCTCGTGAGTGCGCTACTCGTCTCTGTGACGCGATCCGATGCCGCGGTGAGGGTGCGGCCGCGAACAATCGTGGTCGGGCTGGTGTCGGGCGTTGGCCTGGGAACCGCGCTCATTGCGCTCGACCGTGCACCGGAATCCGCAGGTCTCGCCACAGCGGTCGTCGAGATCCTCGTCGGGCTCGGTGCAATGTTGATCTTGCTTGCCCTCACCCGACTGAGCGCGCCGCTGCGCAAGTTTTTTGCTCAGTTCGATCATCAGCCAGAAGGTGGGCCGGTAGTGAGCGTTGGCCGGGCGCGGGTGCTCGCCGCCGCCGGCGGAGTACTGGTGGGAGCCTCAAATGCGTTCGTGCTCTTCGCACTTCAAGCGGGAAGCTTGGCGGTTGTCTCGGTCTTGGTGAGTCTGTACCCGCTTGCCACGATCGTTCTCGCCCGTTTTACGCTGCAAGAACGGGTCACCAAGGTCCAACTTGTAGGTATGGGGCTCGCTCTGGTGGCCTCGGTCATGCTCGCGCTCAGCTAG
- a CDS encoding SDR family oxidoreductase, with amino-acid sequence MTTIKALSNEHVFLTGATGFVGQAILERLLSSHPGTRISILVRGKGSTSGEGRLTNLMRKPVFAQWIDSLGKDEALAEVARRVTVIEGSLTEVGTLPDDIDVVIHGASTVSFDPPIDEAFDTNVGGATGIYTALLESKSRPHVVHISTAYVGGIRKGIVPEAALTHEVDWRAEYEAARTARARVEFESRQPEALRAQLTAAKARHGKAGPQAVAQFAETARTEWVHDRLVDYGRMRAESLGWTDVYTLTKAFAERVAEEMWAQAGHRLSVVRPSIIESALHHPFPGWIDGFKVADPLILAYGRGQLPDFPGLPDSILDVIPVDFVVNATLAAAATKADPAAPKYYHVSSGASNPLPFHRMYENVNAYFTANPLPAEDGEISVPLWRFPGGLRVEKALVKRERQAARAERVITRMPTTPRTRRWLDEVKSGQHQLEVLRAFTNLYRAYVQTEIIFDDANTRELLASLPKKTPESARFDVTDIDWENYFQQVHFPAITTLTRAFANRPTAKARTVRRLPERSDVVAVFDLEGTVVDSNLVKQYLLLWGGTVPRSKVVHDLANFTFSLRKYLRAERRDRGEFIRTFMRRYEGFKIVEIERMVRGSFGRAMMRRVMPDALLRVQEHRNAGHRTILVTGTIDLMVTPFLPYFDEVVAGRMHERDGVLTGFLADPPLVDEARAAWLRHYAELNGINLSQSYGYGDSHADLMWLQLVGNPSAVNPDVNLYKHAQEKRWNVLDWKRRAPNSRIPRPRDAAAAKQEGEEQNSTSSS; translated from the coding sequence ATGACGACCATAAAAGCCCTCTCTAACGAGCATGTATTCCTCACGGGAGCGACCGGTTTCGTCGGCCAGGCCATTCTGGAGCGGCTTCTTTCTAGCCACCCCGGCACCCGCATCTCGATTTTGGTTCGAGGTAAAGGGTCGACCAGTGGCGAAGGTCGCCTGACCAATTTGATGCGCAAACCTGTCTTTGCCCAGTGGATAGATTCCCTCGGCAAAGACGAAGCGCTTGCCGAAGTCGCACGCCGCGTCACCGTAATCGAAGGCAGCCTTACCGAGGTTGGCACGCTGCCCGACGACATCGACGTGGTCATCCACGGGGCATCGACGGTCTCATTTGATCCGCCGATCGATGAGGCGTTCGACACTAACGTCGGCGGAGCTACCGGCATCTACACGGCCCTACTTGAGAGCAAATCTCGGCCGCACGTTGTCCATATCTCCACGGCCTATGTTGGCGGCATCCGCAAAGGAATCGTTCCGGAGGCTGCGCTGACGCACGAGGTAGATTGGCGCGCCGAGTATGAGGCCGCCCGAACTGCCCGTGCCCGCGTGGAGTTCGAATCACGCCAGCCGGAAGCCTTGCGTGCTCAGCTCACGGCGGCCAAGGCTCGTCACGGCAAAGCTGGCCCGCAGGCAGTCGCGCAGTTCGCTGAGACCGCTCGCACGGAGTGGGTGCATGATCGCCTCGTTGACTACGGCCGCATGCGCGCAGAGAGCCTCGGCTGGACCGACGTGTACACGTTGACGAAAGCATTCGCCGAGCGCGTTGCTGAAGAGATGTGGGCTCAGGCCGGGCATCGACTCTCGGTCGTTCGTCCATCGATCATCGAGAGCGCACTGCATCACCCCTTCCCCGGTTGGATCGACGGCTTCAAGGTAGCCGACCCGCTCATTCTGGCGTACGGCCGCGGCCAGCTTCCCGATTTTCCCGGACTTCCCGACTCGATCCTCGATGTGATCCCTGTTGATTTCGTCGTGAATGCGACGCTAGCGGCGGCGGCCACGAAGGCCGATCCGGCAGCGCCGAAGTATTATCACGTGAGTTCTGGCGCGAGCAATCCGCTGCCGTTTCACCGCATGTACGAAAACGTCAATGCGTATTTCACTGCCAATCCGCTTCCCGCGGAAGACGGCGAAATCAGCGTGCCACTGTGGCGATTCCCCGGCGGCCTGCGAGTAGAAAAGGCACTCGTGAAGCGTGAGCGTCAAGCTGCCCGCGCTGAGCGAGTTATCACGCGCATGCCGACAACGCCGCGCACTCGCCGGTGGCTCGATGAGGTCAAGAGCGGTCAACATCAGCTAGAAGTTCTGCGGGCGTTCACCAATCTCTATCGCGCCTACGTGCAAACCGAGATCATTTTTGATGATGCAAACACTCGCGAGTTGCTGGCGTCGTTACCCAAGAAGACGCCAGAAAGCGCGCGTTTCGATGTCACGGATATCGACTGGGAGAACTACTTTCAGCAGGTGCACTTCCCGGCCATCACAACGCTCACCCGAGCGTTCGCGAATCGGCCGACGGCGAAAGCGCGCACCGTACGCCGGCTGCCCGAACGCAGCGATGTCGTCGCCGTGTTCGACCTCGAAGGCACCGTCGTCGATTCCAACCTGGTCAAGCAGTACCTCTTGCTCTGGGGCGGCACCGTTCCGCGCTCAAAGGTCGTGCACGACCTCGCGAACTTTACGTTCTCGCTTCGCAAATACTTGCGTGCTGAGCGTCGTGACCGTGGCGAGTTCATCCGCACGTTTATGCGTCGCTATGAAGGATTCAAGATCGTGGAGATCGAGCGGATGGTGCGCGGCAGCTTTGGTCGAGCCATGATGCGTCGAGTGATGCCGGATGCGCTACTCCGTGTTCAGGAGCACCGTAATGCTGGACACCGCACCATATTGGTCACGGGCACGATCGATCTCATGGTGACGCCATTCTTGCCATACTTCGACGAGGTCGTTGCCGGACGCATGCATGAACGCGATGGTGTGCTGACCGGATTCTTGGCTGACCCTCCGCTTGTGGATGAGGCTCGCGCCGCCTGGCTGCGGCACTACGCCGAGCTCAACGGCATCAACCTCTCGCAGTCTTACGGCTATGGCGACAGCCACGCTGACCTCATGTGGTTGCAACTCGTGGGAAATCCCAGCGCGGTAAACCCCGACGTCAACTTGTATAAGCACGCCCAAGAGAAGCGCTGGAATGTGCTCGATTGGAAGCGCCGCGC
- a CDS encoding SDR family oxidoreductase produces MATALITGGTSGIGAEFALQLAQAGTDLVIVARNEERLASTATRLHAEYGISVETISADLSRRSDVLRVVDRLTDPEHPLDLFVNNAGFGVHAALTSEAAVAVHEHAFDVMCRAVLILGGAAGRTMRSRGSGSIINVSSIASLVTMGSYSAIKAWVASYSQGLSVELRNTGVTVTALMPGWVVTEFHERAGIRTSSIPDFLWMDAATLVRGALRDAARGKVISIPTVRYRAIGWFARHLPRGTIRWISGKISSSRSDEGSESHGVKDSTTT; encoded by the coding sequence ATGGCAACAGCGCTTATCACCGGTGGAACGTCAGGAATCGGCGCCGAATTCGCGCTCCAACTTGCGCAGGCCGGCACCGACCTTGTCATTGTCGCTCGCAACGAGGAGCGGCTCGCTTCCACCGCGACGCGGCTACATGCCGAATACGGTATTTCAGTGGAGACGATCAGTGCCGACCTTTCCCGACGCAGTGACGTACTGCGCGTAGTGGACCGTCTCACTGACCCCGAACATCCTCTCGACCTGTTCGTCAACAACGCCGGATTTGGAGTACACGCGGCGCTCACGTCCGAAGCCGCTGTCGCGGTGCACGAACATGCTTTCGATGTCATGTGCCGCGCTGTGCTCATCTTGGGCGGTGCCGCCGGTCGGACAATGCGCTCGCGTGGCAGTGGCTCGATAATCAACGTCTCGAGCATCGCGAGCCTTGTCACGATGGGCTCATATTCAGCGATCAAAGCTTGGGTTGCCTCATACAGCCAAGGGCTGTCAGTCGAACTGCGTAACACCGGTGTGACCGTAACGGCCCTCATGCCGGGGTGGGTTGTGACCGAGTTCCACGAGCGGGCGGGCATCCGCACCTCCTCTATTCCCGACTTTCTCTGGATGGATGCCGCCACTCTCGTGCGAGGTGCGCTGCGTGATGCGGCTCGCGGCAAAGTAATTTCCATACCTACTGTTCGGTACCGAGCCATCGGATGGTTTGCTCGACATTTGCCGCGAGGCACAATTCGCTGGATTTCTGGCAAAATTTCTTCAAGCCGAAGTGACGAGGGCTCCGAATCACACGGTGTGAAGGACTCGACAACAACATGA
- a CDS encoding 1-acyl-sn-glycerol-3-phosphate acyltransferase: MTRDFDRFTSPTMATARFVAQRGLLKPLVWSLVRVDVRGIEHIELHDGPFIAVANHSSHLDAPLIIGALPRRRARYLAAGAAADYFFEIWWRKWLTTLFFNAFAIERNAEGKRAGASRALLERGVPLLIFPEGGRTREGALTRFKPGAAALSINTAVPCLPIALVGATTAMPRGVNWPKRGRLPVTVVFGELQHRREGETSDAFSTRLAEIVRDLHETVQPMPSATPKGKR, translated from the coding sequence ATGACCCGCGATTTTGACCGATTCACTTCGCCAACGATGGCGACGGCGAGATTTGTCGCGCAACGGGGCCTGCTGAAGCCCCTGGTGTGGTCCCTTGTCCGTGTTGACGTGCGCGGAATTGAGCACATCGAACTCCACGACGGCCCTTTCATCGCGGTCGCGAATCACTCCAGCCATTTAGACGCTCCGCTCATCATTGGCGCACTCCCGCGGCGGCGGGCTCGTTACCTCGCTGCCGGCGCAGCAGCCGACTACTTCTTCGAAATCTGGTGGCGCAAATGGCTCACCACGCTCTTTTTCAACGCCTTTGCGATTGAGCGCAACGCCGAAGGTAAGCGTGCCGGGGCATCGCGCGCGCTTCTGGAGCGCGGCGTGCCATTACTGATCTTTCCCGAAGGTGGTCGTACTCGTGAGGGCGCGCTTACCCGGTTTAAACCCGGTGCGGCAGCACTGTCGATAAACACCGCGGTTCCGTGCCTGCCGATCGCTCTGGTCGGAGCTACGACAGCGATGCCACGCGGAGTCAACTGGCCAAAGCGAGGTCGGTTGCCCGTCACGGTAGTCTTTGGCGAGTTGCAGCATCGTCGTGAAGGTGAAACTTCAGACGCATTCTCAACCCGACTAGCTGAGATCGTGCGCGATCTACACGAGACTGTTCAGCCCATGCCAAGCGCAACCCCGAAGGGAAAACGATGA
- a CDS encoding SDR family oxidoreductase, protein MLNSSDSPDLGPSGLDPLELETTLKVLRQMAEIDDEHPDFVTVRRATAAMFKAVKKERRLEKRATIADADRQVIAATATGAADRIDDETRGIPISTNTSTPSAGELIKARPCYICKQPYTTVDSFYHQLCPSCAAFNHAKRDARTDLTGKRALLTGGRAKIGMYIALRLLRDGAHTTITTRFPRDAVRRFSSLPDSAEWLHRLRVVGIDLRDPAQVIGLAESVAAQGPLDILINNATQTVRRSPGAYQPLVDGELAPLPDGPLPELTTFGHTNDPHPQALAQSVSAHPILAAAATRAEELTEQAMSAGSSSLERLAAGTAIDAGGLVPDLDSVNSWTQHVDQVDPLEMLEVQLANTTAPFVLISMLRPSMAAASGRRKYIVNVSAMEGVFGRGYKGPGHPHTNMAKAAVNMLTRTSSREMFESDGILMTSVDTGWITDERPHPTKVRLAEEGFHAPLDLVDGAARVYDPIVRGEDGEDLFGIFLKDYDKSSW, encoded by the coding sequence GTGCTCAATTCAAGCGACTCCCCCGACCTCGGCCCCAGTGGCCTCGATCCGTTGGAACTTGAAACGACCCTCAAGGTCTTGCGCCAAATGGCCGAGATCGACGACGAGCACCCTGACTTCGTGACAGTTCGACGAGCCACCGCGGCGATGTTCAAAGCGGTAAAGAAGGAACGTCGACTCGAGAAACGCGCCACGATTGCCGACGCGGATCGCCAAGTAATTGCGGCGACCGCTACCGGCGCTGCCGATCGAATTGATGATGAGACCCGTGGAATTCCGATCTCCACAAACACATCGACACCCTCGGCCGGCGAACTTATCAAGGCGCGCCCCTGCTACATCTGCAAGCAGCCCTATACAACGGTCGACTCGTTTTATCACCAACTGTGCCCGAGCTGTGCTGCCTTTAACCACGCTAAGCGTGACGCCCGCACTGATCTCACCGGCAAGCGGGCTCTGCTCACCGGCGGCCGCGCCAAGATTGGCATGTACATTGCGTTGCGACTGCTGCGGGATGGCGCGCACACCACGATCACAACGCGCTTTCCGCGGGATGCTGTTCGTCGCTTCTCAAGCTTGCCCGACTCTGCCGAGTGGTTGCACCGGCTACGCGTGGTCGGAATCGACCTCCGCGACCCCGCTCAGGTCATCGGGCTCGCCGAGTCGGTTGCGGCCCAAGGCCCCCTCGACATCCTCATCAATAATGCGACGCAGACGGTGCGTCGCTCCCCCGGCGCCTACCAGCCGCTCGTCGATGGCGAGCTGGCGCCACTGCCCGACGGCCCGCTGCCCGAGCTCACGACCTTCGGCCACACCAACGACCCGCATCCCCAAGCCCTCGCCCAGTCGGTGTCGGCTCACCCCATTTTGGCCGCGGCGGCAACGCGTGCAGAAGAACTCACCGAACAGGCAATGTCCGCTGGCTCGAGTTCGCTGGAACGGCTAGCTGCGGGAACTGCGATTGACGCCGGAGGGCTCGTTCCCGACCTTGACTCCGTCAATTCGTGGACCCAGCACGTCGATCAAGTAGACCCGCTTGAGATGCTCGAAGTGCAGCTCGCCAACACAACAGCACCCTTCGTCTTGATTTCGATGCTGCGCCCGTCGATGGCTGCGGCTTCTGGCCGCCGCAAATACATTGTGAATGTGTCGGCGATGGAGGGCGTGTTCGGTCGCGGCTACAAGGGTCCAGGGCATCCGCACACCAATATGGCTAAGGCAGCAGTGAACATGCTGACTCGCACCAGCTCTCGTGAAATGTTTGAGAGCGACGGCATTCTCATGACCAGCGTCGACACCGGCTGGATCACGGATGAACGCCCCCACCCCACCAAAGTACGGCTGGCCGAAGAAGGTTTTCATGCGCCGCTCGACCTCGTCGATGGTGCGGCTCGCGTCTACGATCCCATTGTGCGGGGAGAAGACGGCGAAGACCTGTTCGGCATCTTCCTCAAGGACTACGACAAGAGCTCATGGTAA